Proteins encoded together in one Aminobacter aminovorans window:
- a CDS encoding acetyl-CoA C-acetyltransferase, whose protein sequence is MPQAYIVDAIRTPVGRKNGALAHLHSADLGATPIKALMQRTGVDPAAVDDVIYGCTETIGPQAGDIARTCWLVAGMPDHVPGVTIDRQCGSGQQAIHFAAQAVMSGTQDLVVAGGVQNLNLIPMGAAMRVGDQFGFPDPFSTSRGWLARYGDQEVSQFRSAEMIARNWNCSRAEMERFALESHRRAIAAMDGGLFAGEIVPVGNFAVDEPPRRDTSLERMASLKTLVDGGSIHAGVASQNTDAAAALLIASETALRDHGLKPRARIHHISVRGADPIWMLTAPIPATRHALQKAGMTLDDIDLFECNEAFASIPMAWMRELGIPHEKVNVNGGAIALGHPLGATGARLMTSLLNELERRRGRYALQTMCEGGGQANVIIIERL, encoded by the coding sequence ATGCCACAAGCCTACATCGTCGATGCCATTCGCACGCCCGTGGGGCGCAAGAACGGGGCGCTCGCCCATCTGCATTCGGCAGATCTGGGCGCGACCCCGATCAAGGCCTTGATGCAGCGAACCGGCGTGGACCCGGCTGCAGTCGACGACGTCATTTATGGCTGCACCGAGACCATTGGCCCGCAGGCGGGCGACATCGCCCGCACGTGCTGGCTCGTCGCCGGGATGCCGGACCACGTCCCCGGAGTAACGATTGACCGCCAGTGCGGCTCGGGGCAGCAGGCCATCCATTTCGCCGCACAGGCAGTGATGAGCGGCACTCAGGACCTGGTCGTCGCTGGTGGCGTGCAGAACCTCAACCTGATCCCGATGGGCGCAGCCATGCGGGTTGGTGACCAATTCGGCTTCCCCGACCCCTTCTCGACATCTCGCGGGTGGCTCGCCCGCTACGGCGACCAGGAGGTCAGCCAGTTCCGCTCGGCCGAAATGATCGCCAGAAACTGGAACTGCAGCCGCGCAGAGATGGAGCGCTTCGCGTTGGAAAGCCACCGACGCGCCATTGCTGCCATGGATGGCGGGCTCTTCGCCGGCGAGATCGTTCCGGTCGGCAACTTCGCCGTCGATGAACCTCCGCGCCGCGACACGTCACTGGAAAGGATGGCCAGCCTGAAGACGCTTGTCGATGGTGGCAGCATCCATGCTGGCGTAGCCAGCCAGAACACCGATGCCGCGGCGGCTCTCTTGATCGCATCCGAAACGGCCCTGCGCGATCATGGGCTAAAGCCCCGCGCCCGTATCCACCATATCTCGGTGCGTGGAGCTGACCCGATCTGGATGCTGACCGCGCCGATCCCCGCGACTCGCCATGCGCTGCAAAAGGCCGGCATGACGCTCGACGACATCGACCTGTTCGAATGCAATGAAGCATTTGCCTCGATACCGATGGCATGGATGCGTGAACTGGGCATCCCCCATGAGAAGGTCAACGTAAACGGCGGCGCGATTGCACTCGGACATCCGCTGGGGGCGACCGGCGCCCGCCTCATGACATCCCTGCTCAACGAACTTGAACGCCGCCGTGGACGCTACGCGCTGCAAACAATGTGCGAAGGCGGCGGTCAAGCCAACGTCATCATTATCGAGAGGCTCTGA
- a CDS encoding NAD(P)/FAD-dependent oxidoreductase: MIPASTDVLVIGGGPAGSTVATILATHGITATVLERDVFPRYHIGESLLASLMPMLDAIGAGEKVKQHGFVEKPGGYFNWGNEKWSFRFDEIEGAPSHSYQVKRSEFDKLLLDHAAETGAGVHQNVKVSKINFDNGRAVAAEYLDRNSGTTGTIRFKYLVDCSGRSGVIANVHTKDRHFHDVFKNVAIWSYWKNTNLNYDDLPAGSTRIISIESGWIWFIPLSDGTVSVGTVLTRDQLRKERDKKRSAEDVYDQLLRDDPEAAIILKNAQRSEIRMETDYSYTSDKFSGPGYFMCGDAACFLDPLLSSGVHLAMVSSLIAGASIASILKGKLPEDRAVNFFETSYRQSYLRFLMMVSSFYDLNKGQAGYFWEAQRLTSKDYSEKDMKKAFVSIVSGGADYTEVRDGQYGEIVAKKVAEKLRQGVDMRRNAGQFGDETKRENMQFMDALNGLHFLQANAAIDGLYVVTQPAIILAEAA; encoded by the coding sequence ATGATACCAGCTTCAACGGATGTACTTGTAATTGGCGGGGGTCCTGCCGGATCCACTGTCGCGACGATTCTGGCCACGCATGGCATCACCGCCACCGTACTTGAGCGGGACGTCTTTCCCCGGTACCACATCGGCGAGTCCCTGCTTGCCTCGCTGATGCCAATGCTGGATGCGATCGGCGCCGGCGAAAAGGTCAAGCAGCATGGGTTTGTCGAAAAGCCGGGCGGCTACTTCAACTGGGGCAACGAAAAGTGGTCCTTCCGCTTCGACGAAATCGAAGGTGCGCCCTCTCACTCCTATCAGGTCAAGCGCTCGGAATTTGACAAGCTGCTGCTCGATCATGCCGCCGAGACCGGTGCCGGCGTCCACCAGAACGTGAAGGTCAGCAAGATCAATTTCGACAATGGGCGGGCCGTGGCTGCGGAATATCTCGACCGCAACTCGGGCACGACCGGCACCATCCGCTTCAAGTATCTGGTAGATTGCTCGGGCCGCAGCGGCGTCATCGCCAATGTACATACCAAGGACCGTCATTTCCACGACGTGTTCAAGAACGTTGCGATCTGGTCATATTGGAAGAACACCAACCTCAATTATGACGACCTTCCTGCCGGCTCGACGCGGATCATATCGATCGAGTCCGGCTGGATCTGGTTCATTCCCCTCAGCGACGGCACCGTCAGTGTCGGCACGGTCTTGACCCGCGACCAGTTGCGCAAAGAGCGCGACAAGAAGCGCAGCGCCGAAGACGTCTACGACCAGTTGCTACGCGATGATCCGGAGGCCGCAATTATCCTGAAGAACGCTCAGCGCAGCGAAATCCGGATGGAGACCGACTATTCCTATACCTCCGATAAGTTCTCCGGGCCCGGCTATTTCATGTGCGGCGATGCCGCCTGCTTCCTCGACCCTCTCCTGTCGAGCGGAGTTCACCTTGCGATGGTTTCCAGTCTGATTGCTGGTGCATCGATCGCCAGTATTCTCAAAGGCAAACTGCCCGAGGACAGGGCGGTCAATTTCTTCGAGACGAGCTATCGCCAATCCTATCTCCGGTTCCTGATGATGGTTTCGTCCTTCTACGATCTCAACAAGGGTCAGGCCGGCTATTTCTGGGAAGCGCAGCGGCTGACGTCGAAGGACTACTCCGAAAAGGACATGAAGAAGGCCTTCGTCAGTATCGTCTCGGGTGGCGCTGACTACACCGAAGTTCGGGATGGCCAGTATGGTGAAATCGTCGCCAAGAAAGTTGCAGAGAAGCTGCGCCAGGGCGTCGACATGCGCCGCAACGCGGGCCAGTTCGGCGACGAGACAAAGCGCGAGAACATGCAGTTCATGGATGCGCTCAACGGACTGCATTTCCTGCAGGCCAATGCCGCCATCGACGGGCTCTATGTCGTGACCCAGCCAGCGATCATCCTGGCGGAAGCGGCCTAG
- a CDS encoding LysE family translocator codes for MENWFAFSAATIALLFVPGPTNTLIATNGAILGLRRTLGLLPAELCGYLMAIGAWALGIGVASQHIASASIIAALAASLVLLISAIKLAQSDGHEQGRSASRRTDIFFVTLCNPKALIFALTIVPFLRDGDVPSALPYLVWLSVLIVAIGAVWSMIGAGIARQFRLAISPRFFARAGAVILLFFSIFLFVTTVVRALHGQ; via the coding sequence ATGGAAAACTGGTTCGCATTTTCGGCCGCGACCATCGCGCTGCTTTTTGTGCCTGGTCCAACCAACACCCTCATTGCCACGAATGGCGCGATCCTGGGCCTGCGCCGTACGTTGGGCCTACTTCCGGCAGAGTTGTGCGGATACCTTATGGCAATTGGCGCATGGGCCTTAGGCATCGGCGTCGCATCGCAGCATATTGCGTCCGCCTCGATCATTGCGGCCCTGGCCGCGAGCCTCGTGCTGTTGATATCGGCAATCAAACTTGCGCAGTCGGATGGCCACGAACAGGGTCGTTCGGCCTCGCGCCGAACAGACATCTTTTTTGTCACTTTGTGCAATCCCAAGGCGTTGATATTTGCCCTGACCATCGTTCCATTCCTGCGCGACGGCGACGTTCCCTCCGCCCTGCCCTATCTCGTCTGGCTCAGCGTTCTCATTGTAGCGATCGGCGCAGTTTGGAGCATGATAGGTGCGGGCATTGCACGCCAATTCCGACTGGCCATCTCGCCTCGCTTCTTTGCCAGGGCTGGCGCAGTGATCCTGCTGTTTTTCTCGATATTCCTGTTTGTGACCACCGTCGTCAGGGCGTTGCACGGACAATAA
- a CDS encoding FadD3 family acyl-CoA ligase produces the protein MITEDADWKFTTIPDLCARAAQIYGTRTAIEDGIALTFMELDTARRRIAKAMIAAGVNKGDRIMIWAPNSWRWFATALGLVSAGAVLIPASTRFKGGEIAELVQRSGTSMLFSAGDFLGTYYPDQLKAETKAVLRQVVVIGEARETEKDWDSFLAGGDVVSDDELAEREATIAPDDLCDMLFTSGTTGYPKGVMYGHQQCLKGVDAWATRVGIREHDRILVIPPLFHVFGYRAGALVALMRGAVFMPHLTFHAGEILDRVSSEKVSVIPGPPAIFHGMLQHPELDKFDTSSLRLGITGSTVVPPILVRRMRDELGFEGVVTGYGLTESGGYGTMCLADDPDEVIANTAGKAAPGVEVGIMCKGRLLPQGQPGEIVIRGYIVMKGYFNDPEATAETIDAEGWLHTGDVGHIDANGNLHIEDRLKDMYIAGGFNCYPAEIERILSTHPAIGIVAVIGVPDARLGEVGKAFVILRPGTSATEMDIMNWSRDNMANYKCPRSVEIRNSLPTSAQGKVLKNLLRDEVLQRI, from the coding sequence ATGATTACAGAAGACGCTGACTGGAAATTCACCACCATTCCGGATCTTTGCGCCCGCGCCGCCCAAATCTATGGCACACGGACGGCAATCGAAGACGGGATTGCCCTCACCTTCATGGAGCTCGATACCGCCCGACGCCGCATCGCCAAGGCGATGATTGCAGCGGGCGTGAACAAGGGCGACCGGATCATGATCTGGGCGCCCAACAGCTGGAGATGGTTCGCCACAGCCCTCGGCCTCGTCAGCGCAGGAGCCGTCCTCATTCCAGCGAGCACCCGCTTCAAAGGCGGCGAGATTGCCGAGCTCGTCCAACGTAGCGGAACCTCAATGCTGTTTTCGGCCGGGGATTTCCTTGGAACCTACTATCCTGACCAACTCAAAGCGGAAACGAAAGCGGTGCTGCGCCAGGTTGTCGTCATTGGTGAAGCGCGCGAAACGGAAAAGGATTGGGACAGCTTCCTCGCCGGAGGCGACGTTGTCAGTGATGACGAACTCGCTGAGCGCGAGGCGACAATCGCGCCAGACGATCTCTGCGACATGCTGTTCACCTCAGGTACGACTGGCTATCCCAAAGGTGTGATGTACGGCCACCAGCAGTGCCTCAAGGGGGTCGATGCGTGGGCGACAAGGGTCGGCATTCGCGAGCATGATCGGATCCTTGTCATCCCGCCTCTGTTCCACGTCTTCGGCTACCGCGCAGGCGCATTGGTGGCACTGATGCGTGGAGCAGTGTTCATGCCGCATCTGACGTTTCATGCCGGCGAGATACTCGATCGCGTGTCCTCGGAAAAGGTGAGCGTCATCCCGGGACCGCCTGCCATCTTCCATGGCATGCTCCAGCACCCGGAACTGGACAAATTCGATACCAGCAGCCTGAGGCTTGGCATCACCGGCAGCACAGTGGTGCCGCCTATTCTGGTGCGGCGCATGCGCGACGAGCTTGGCTTCGAGGGCGTTGTCACCGGCTACGGGCTCACTGAATCCGGCGGCTATGGAACTATGTGCCTGGCCGACGATCCCGACGAAGTTATTGCGAACACCGCTGGCAAGGCCGCCCCCGGGGTCGAGGTTGGCATCATGTGCAAGGGCAGACTTCTACCTCAGGGACAGCCGGGCGAGATCGTCATCCGCGGCTACATCGTCATGAAAGGCTACTTCAACGACCCCGAAGCCACTGCCGAGACAATCGACGCCGAGGGTTGGCTGCATACTGGTGATGTTGGTCATATCGATGCGAACGGCAATCTGCACATCGAGGACCGCCTCAAGGACATGTACATTGCCGGGGGCTTCAACTGCTATCCGGCCGAGATCGAACGCATCCTGAGCACGCACCCGGCGATCGGCATCGTCGCGGTCATCGGCGTCCCCGACGCTCGTCTCGGCGAAGTTGGCAAGGCGTTCGTCATCCTTCGCCCGGGCACCAGTGCCACTGAAATGGACATCATGAACTGGTCTCGGGACAACATGGCCAATTACAAGTGCCCACGCAGCGTCGAGATCAGGAACTCACTTCCAACCAGCGCCCAGGGAAAGGTGCTGAAAAACCTGCTTCGGGACGAAGTCTTGCAGCGCATCTGA